A region of Larimichthys crocea isolate SSNF chromosome X, L_crocea_2.0, whole genome shotgun sequence DNA encodes the following proteins:
- the mxd4 gene encoding max dimerization protein 4 → TPFYYYYYYYFILVSVPSVDAEHGYASVLPYSSDFSRKKTKATPITRKAQNNRSSHNELEKHRRAKLRLYLEQLKKLVPLGPDSTRHTTLSLLKRAKMHIKKLEEQDRKALNVKEQLQREHRYLKRRLEQLSVSGSVERIRTDSMGSTISTDSEQEVDIEGMEFTPVEADSVDSISDGEEEEEEEEDHYSLQSSSSDTSYTATHSHRLQPHHC, encoded by the exons acacctttttattattattattattattattttattcttgtcTCTGTCCCTTCTGTAGATGCAGAGCACGGTTATGCGTCTGTTTTACCGTACAGTAGCGACTTTTCCCGAAAGAAAACGAAAGCCACGCCAATAACCAGAAAAGCTCAGAACAATAG ATCGTCGCACAATGAGCTGGAGAAACACAG acgTGCGAAACTACGGCTGTACTTGGAGCAGTTGAAGAAGCTGGTGCCTTTAGGTCCAGACAGCACGAGacacaccacactgagcttGCTGAAAAGGGCCAAGATGCACATCAag aagCTGGAGGAGCAGGACAGGAAGGCTTTAAACGTgaaggagcagctgcagagagagcacCGCTACCTCAAACGCCGCCTTGAGCAGCTTTCTGTGTCCGGATCCGTTGAACGCATCCGCACTGACAGCATGGGCTCCACCATCTCCACCGACTCAGAGCAAG AGGTGGACATCGAGGGCATGGAGTTCACCCCTGTCGAGGCAGACAGCGTGGACAGTATCAGCGatggcgaggaggaggaggaggaggaggaggaccacTACAGCCTCCAGAGCAGCTCCAGTGACACCAGCTACACAGCCACACATTCCCACAGACTGCAGCCGCACCACTGTTAA